Proteins found in one Phoenicibacter congonensis genomic segment:
- the rpmB gene encoding 50S ribosomal protein L28, which yields MSQVCEICGKKPTFGCNVSHSHRVTNRSYRPNVQKVTIKDQNGHVRSAKVCTSCLKAGKVERA from the coding sequence ATGTCACAGGTATGCGAAATTTGCGGCAAGAAGCCTACTTTCGGATGCAACGTATCACACTCACACAGAGTAACAAATCGTTCATACCGCCCAAATGTGCAGAAGGTAACAATCAAAGACCAAAATGGTCATGTTCGTTCAGCAAAAGTTTGCACATCTTGCCTCAAAGCAGGTAAAGTTGAGCGCGCTTAG
- the mihF gene encoding integration host factor, actinobacterial type, whose protein sequence is MPAPTMTPEQRQAALEKARVVRTKRSELTKKIQMGVLKPEKVLEDVKDPIIGRMKVKSFINAVPGYGKVKAEKLMAELGIQETRRLQGLGSRQMEGLKDALK, encoded by the coding sequence ATGCCAGCTCCTACAATGACACCTGAGCAACGTCAAGCAGCACTTGAAAAAGCAAGAGTTGTTCGCACGAAGCGCAGTGAACTCACAAAGAAAATCCAAATGGGCGTATTAAAGCCAGAGAAAGTTTTGGAAGATGTTAAAGACCCAATTATCGGACGCATGAAAGTAAAGTCATTCATCAATGCTGTTCCTGGATATGGAAAGGTGAAAGCTGAAAAACTCATGGCAGAGCTCGGCATTCAAGAGACTCGTCGTCTTCAGGGACTCGGCAGCCGTCAAATGGAAGGACTCAAAGACGCTCTCAAGTAG
- a CDS encoding OPT/YSL family transporter, with product MEYIKDQLTLRGTMIGSIGCIIITAASVYTALKLGALPWPIVFAAIISLFFLKAMGKGKVSLNEANVTHTIMSAGAMVAGGLAFTIPAAWMLGYASEVSIFEMLVIALTGVILGLVCTALLRRHFIEEANLEYPIGEAAAQTLIAGNSGGKTGVKLFGAMGFAGIYTALRDLVGVIPSMFLSNITIPGVSFGIYNSPMLLAVGFLVGTGAVVVWFVGALVANFGIIVGGSAAGLWDVTTAQGIVSSLGMGIMMGAGFGVIFKDIIPKAIKMIKSSSSGEETNSKQLKAGEKNTNNKKSSFCKLTAGMFGIAVAAVALLVCFVLGLGIIPTLIVVVLAFVSTAMSAQSVGQTGIDPMEIFGLIVLLAVAAASDIVQVKLFYVAAIVAVACGLAGDVMNDFHAGYRLGTSPQAQWIGQAIGSVLGAFVSVAVMVLLLGAYGPDAFGPQSLFVSAQASVVATFVSGIPSISSLVAGLVLGVVLYFVKFPSMMLGLGIYLPFYMSFSAFLGAVAKLFYDFACKSVERKRHDKSAEKSCENDSASKAVVSKEQEETGLVVASGLLGGESIVGVIAALIVVILGAVA from the coding sequence ATGGAGTACATAAAAGACCAACTGACACTTCGCGGAACAATGATTGGGAGCATTGGTTGCATTATTATTACTGCCGCTTCAGTCTACACTGCTCTCAAGCTTGGAGCTTTGCCTTGGCCAATTGTGTTTGCTGCCATCATTTCACTGTTCTTCTTAAAAGCAATGGGGAAGGGAAAGGTTAGCCTGAATGAGGCTAATGTAACTCACACAATAATGTCGGCGGGTGCTATGGTTGCTGGAGGTCTTGCGTTTACAATACCTGCAGCATGGATGCTTGGTTATGCGAGTGAAGTTAGCATTTTTGAAATGCTGGTGATTGCTCTTACAGGCGTTATTCTCGGTCTTGTCTGCACCGCGCTTCTTCGCCGTCACTTCATTGAAGAGGCTAATCTTGAATATCCAATAGGAGAAGCTGCTGCACAAACTTTGATTGCAGGCAACTCTGGTGGAAAAACGGGCGTGAAGCTTTTTGGTGCGATGGGTTTTGCTGGAATTTACACTGCCCTTCGCGATCTTGTTGGAGTCATTCCTTCAATGTTTTTGTCAAACATCACAATTCCTGGTGTTTCGTTTGGAATTTACAATTCGCCAATGCTTCTGGCTGTCGGTTTTCTTGTTGGGACTGGAGCTGTTGTTGTTTGGTTTGTTGGAGCGTTGGTTGCAAACTTTGGAATTATTGTTGGAGGAAGCGCTGCTGGCCTTTGGGATGTTACAACTGCCCAAGGCATCGTTTCAAGTTTAGGCATGGGCATAATGATGGGTGCAGGATTCGGCGTTATTTTTAAAGACATTATCCCGAAAGCAATAAAGATGATTAAATCTTCTAGTTCTGGGGAAGAGACTAACAGTAAACAGTTGAAAGCTGGCGAGAAAAACACTAATAACAAGAAGTCAAGTTTCTGCAAGCTAACTGCAGGAATGTTTGGAATTGCAGTAGCAGCAGTTGCGCTTCTTGTTTGTTTTGTTTTGGGACTTGGAATCATTCCAACTTTGATTGTTGTTGTTCTGGCATTTGTTTCCACAGCGATGAGCGCTCAAAGTGTTGGTCAAACAGGAATTGATCCAATGGAGATTTTCGGGTTGATAGTCCTTTTGGCAGTTGCCGCTGCTTCTGATATTGTGCAAGTTAAACTTTTCTATGTTGCCGCAATCGTGGCTGTTGCTTGCGGCTTGGCAGGAGATGTCATGAACGATTTTCACGCTGGCTATCGACTTGGAACAAGCCCACAAGCTCAGTGGATTGGACAAGCAATCGGTTCTGTTCTTGGCGCATTTGTTTCTGTTGCTGTGATGGTTTTGCTTCTTGGAGCCTATGGCCCCGATGCTTTTGGACCACAAAGCCTCTTTGTTTCAGCTCAGGCTTCTGTGGTTGCAACGTTTGTTTCAGGCATTCCTAGCATTTCATCTCTCGTCGCTGGGCTTGTCCTTGGCGTCGTTCTTTATTTTGTCAAGTTTCCATCAATGATGTTAGGCCTTGGAATTTATCTTCCTTTTTACATGTCTTTTTCCGCTTTTTTGGGGGCGGTTGCGAAGTTATTTTATGACTTTGCTTGCAAATCGGTTGAGAGAAAACGTCATGATAAAAGTGCAGAAAAATCGTGTGAGAACGACAGTGCTAGCAAGGCTGTTGTTTCTAAAGAGCAGGAAGAAACCGGTCTTGTTGTTGCAAGTGGGCTTTTAGGGGGAGAGTCAATCGTCGGCGTTATAGCAGCACTAATTGTTGTTATTCTTGGAGCGGTCGCTTGA
- a CDS encoding ferritin, which produces MNQKVYDLINTQINKELYSAYLYMQIADFYADEGLDGYANYYMIQAAEERDHALIFRKYILENGQKPELLAIDQPDKSYESGDYMTPLKDALAHEEYVTSLINAIYAAAEEENDYRAKQFLKWFIDEQMEEEDNANDMIAKMKVFGADKSGLFALNKEYATRVYTTPSPLAAN; this is translated from the coding sequence ATGAATCAAAAAGTTTATGACCTCATCAACACACAAATTAACAAGGAACTTTATTCTGCCTATCTATACATGCAGATTGCCGATTTTTATGCCGATGAAGGTCTCGACGGTTATGCAAATTACTACATGATTCAAGCGGCAGAAGAACGCGACCACGCCTTGATTTTCAGAAAGTACATTCTTGAAAATGGTCAAAAGCCTGAGCTTCTAGCAATCGATCAACCAGACAAGTCATATGAAAGTGGCGACTATATGACTCCATTAAAAGATGCGCTTGCGCATGAAGAATATGTCACCTCGTTGATTAATGCAATTTATGCAGCTGCTGAAGAAGAAAATGACTACCGTGCCAAGCAGTTCTTGAAGTGGTTTATTGATGAGCAAATGGAAGAAGAGGACAACGCTAACGACATGATTGCTAAGATGAAGGTCTTTGGCGCCGACAAAAGTGGCCTGTTTGCTTTGAATAAGGAATATGCAACTCGCGTTTACACAACACCTTCACCTTTGGCCGCTAATTAA
- a CDS encoding pyrroline-5-carboxylate reductase translates to MTATKNINHLNIGCIGVGHMGSVLARVFSEGDGDNKVLICDHLDEKVQSLASSTCCIASNVNEIIHDCDVIVLGMRPQDQPTVLHEIARVLHKRIEDKEQLLIVTMAAGVACSQVQENLGFEIPVMRIMPNTPTDVGFGAIPYCLKSVCDSEVFIQDDDDNVEKPECALADNALNEGAFSLVKGIVSLLEKSAVVLEVCEENMDAVCALSGSGPAFVYRFIDAMSSAGKALGLKDFTASELALQTVLGSAMLAKQSTQTPSQLADAVCSPGGTTIEGVNVLDASDFDECVKNTLKASFKRSQELSKG, encoded by the coding sequence ATGACTGCAACAAAAAACATCAATCATTTAAACATTGGCTGCATTGGCGTTGGCCACATGGGTTCAGTTTTGGCACGTGTGTTTAGCGAGGGTGATGGGGATAACAAGGTTTTAATTTGCGATCATCTCGACGAAAAAGTTCAATCTTTGGCATCTTCGACTTGTTGCATTGCCTCAAATGTCAATGAAATTATTCATGATTGTGACGTCATCGTCCTTGGAATGAGGCCTCAAGACCAACCAACGGTTCTTCATGAGATTGCTCGTGTTTTGCACAAAAGAATTGAAGATAAAGAACAGCTCTTAATTGTCACTATGGCGGCTGGTGTGGCGTGCTCTCAGGTTCAAGAAAACCTTGGCTTTGAAATTCCTGTCATGCGAATAATGCCAAACACTCCAACTGACGTCGGTTTTGGCGCCATTCCATACTGCCTAAAAAGCGTCTGTGACTCTGAAGTATTCATCCAAGATGATGATGACAACGTTGAAAAGCCTGAGTGCGCACTGGCTGACAATGCTCTTAATGAGGGTGCTTTTTCTCTTGTGAAGGGGATAGTCTCTTTGCTTGAGAAGTCGGCAGTTGTTCTGGAGGTTTGCGAAGAAAACATGGATGCAGTTTGTGCATTGTCTGGCAGTGGTCCTGCGTTTGTCTATCGTTTTATCGATGCCATGTCTAGTGCTGGAAAAGCTTTAGGACTAAAAGACTTCACTGCTTCTGAGTTAGCGTTGCAAACAGTTCTTGGGTCGGCAATGTTAGCAAAACAATCAACACAAACGCCATCGCAGCTTGCCGATGCCGTTTGCAGCCCTGGCGGAACAACAATTGAAGGCGTGAATGTTCTTGACGCGTCTGATTTTGACGAGTGCGTGAAAAACACGCTTAAGGCCTCGTTCAAACGTTCTCAGGAGCTCTCAAAAGGCTAA
- a CDS encoding HAD-IC family P-type ATPase → MTSDIVGLTSQEVKVRIAKGQVNVDDSPNSNSYAEIFKSNICTLFNLVNVILAVFVYLTGEYKNLLFMGIIVINVLIGIVQEIRSKITTDRLAIVVANKVCVMRDGNTIEINPEQLVLDDIIKIGRGDQVPADCEVVESSCQVNESLLTGESNLITKKIGDRLMSGSFINSGQVWARIIHVGADNYAAKITNAAKAKQALNSEIMKSLNAIIKYVSIILIPVGILLFSKSYFIDSIEYNESVLSTVSALIGMIPEGLILLTSTVLAVSVVRLARKKVLVQKLYCIETLARVETLCLDKTGTITSGRMNVTKVVAIKEEDKGEINQALKSLVYSDVDKNETALAIEKYYKERFEINVLTPTLIAPFSSDNKWSGATFSNKNSYCMGAAQFVLANNKEAYDRIKDQLDRLTQESRVLLVAKVDGFEEVDNLPKLQGKPEPIGFVCIDDEIRDNAAQTISFFADQGVGIKVISGDDPRTVSGIAKKVGIANAEKYVDATTLVTPEQIDDAVFKYSVFGRVKPEQKEMFVKALKKGHKTVAMTGDGVNDVMALKAADCSVVMAEGSDAARNIAHLILVDNDFAHMPEVVAEGRRSINNLQRSGSLFLVKTIMSLVLAIVFLILPWQYPFTPIQMTVFSCLCVGIPSFILALEPNHELVRGHFLANCIVKSIPGALCAILGIFAISIIGNCFLGLDSMEIETCSLVALCFLGVMLIVRISYPYTPLRIVLIAGVIVALIITISYMKPIFDLAEIDTHMSIMLVVICAVNFVIYNKLYNYLDKWHKNAIKNEALDKEDRVTKLFKKFF, encoded by the coding sequence GTGACAAGCGATATTGTTGGTCTAACGAGTCAAGAGGTTAAAGTTCGCATTGCAAAGGGTCAAGTGAACGTGGACGACAGTCCAAATTCAAATTCCTATGCTGAAATTTTTAAATCGAACATTTGCACACTTTTCAACCTTGTAAACGTTATTCTTGCAGTTTTTGTTTACCTGACTGGAGAATACAAAAACCTGTTGTTCATGGGCATCATTGTCATCAACGTGCTCATCGGCATCGTTCAAGAAATTAGATCTAAAATCACAACTGACCGCCTTGCAATTGTTGTTGCCAACAAAGTGTGTGTCATGAGAGACGGCAACACAATCGAAATAAACCCTGAACAACTGGTGTTAGACGACATCATTAAAATTGGAAGAGGCGATCAGGTTCCAGCCGACTGCGAAGTTGTTGAATCGTCTTGTCAAGTCAACGAAAGCCTTTTGACTGGTGAGAGCAACCTCATCACAAAAAAAATTGGCGACAGGCTAATGAGCGGATCTTTTATTAATTCGGGACAAGTGTGGGCGCGAATAATTCACGTGGGAGCCGACAATTACGCAGCAAAAATCACAAATGCTGCCAAAGCGAAACAAGCTCTAAACTCAGAAATCATGAAGTCGCTCAATGCGATTATTAAATATGTCTCAATTATCTTAATTCCTGTTGGAATTTTGCTTTTTTCTAAAAGCTACTTCATTGACTCTATCGAATACAACGAATCGGTGCTCTCAACCGTGTCGGCATTGATAGGAATGATTCCAGAAGGCTTGATTTTGCTCACATCAACTGTTTTGGCTGTGTCGGTTGTGCGCCTTGCAAGGAAAAAAGTGCTTGTGCAAAAACTCTATTGCATCGAAACTCTTGCCAGGGTTGAAACTCTTTGTTTGGACAAAACAGGAACAATCACCTCTGGCCGCATGAATGTGACAAAAGTCGTTGCAATAAAAGAAGAAGACAAAGGCGAAATAAACCAAGCTCTAAAGTCACTCGTTTACTCTGACGTTGACAAAAATGAGACTGCTCTTGCAATAGAGAAATATTACAAAGAGCGATTTGAAATCAACGTGCTCACCCCAACTTTAATAGCTCCATTTTCGTCAGACAACAAGTGGTCGGGTGCAACATTTTCAAATAAAAATTCCTATTGCATGGGAGCGGCGCAGTTTGTTTTAGCCAACAACAAAGAGGCCTACGACAGAATAAAAGACCAACTAGACAGGTTAACGCAAGAATCAAGAGTTTTGCTTGTAGCTAAAGTTGACGGGTTTGAAGAAGTTGACAACCTGCCAAAACTCCAAGGAAAGCCCGAACCAATCGGCTTTGTTTGCATAGACGATGAAATTCGCGACAACGCAGCTCAAACAATTTCGTTTTTCGCTGATCAAGGCGTAGGCATAAAAGTGATTTCAGGAGATGATCCACGAACTGTGAGTGGCATTGCTAAGAAAGTGGGAATTGCAAATGCCGAAAAGTATGTCGACGCAACCACTCTTGTGACCCCAGAACAAATCGACGATGCTGTCTTTAAATATTCAGTGTTTGGACGAGTGAAACCAGAACAAAAAGAAATGTTTGTCAAAGCACTCAAAAAAGGCCACAAAACGGTCGCAATGACTGGTGATGGTGTAAACGATGTTATGGCACTCAAAGCTGCTGACTGCTCAGTTGTTATGGCGGAAGGTTCCGACGCAGCAAGAAACATTGCACATCTGATTCTCGTAGACAACGACTTTGCACACATGCCAGAAGTTGTTGCTGAAGGCAGACGCTCAATCAACAACCTGCAGCGCTCGGGTTCGCTGTTCCTCGTGAAAACAATAATGAGCCTTGTGCTGGCAATTGTTTTCTTGATTTTACCTTGGCAATACCCATTCACGCCAATTCAAATGACTGTGTTTTCATGCTTGTGCGTTGGAATTCCTTCGTTTATTTTGGCGCTTGAGCCAAACCACGAACTTGTGAGAGGCCACTTCCTCGCAAACTGCATCGTGAAATCTATTCCGGGCGCGCTTTGTGCAATATTGGGAATTTTTGCAATCAGCATCATTGGCAACTGCTTTTTGGGCCTTGATTCGATGGAAATTGAAACTTGTTCGCTTGTTGCCCTGTGTTTCCTTGGAGTGATGCTCATCGTCAGAATTTCATATCCCTACACACCGCTTCGCATAGTGCTAATCGCAGGTGTTATTGTTGCGCTGATTATAACAATCTCCTACATGAAGCCAATTTTCGACCTTGCTGAAATAGACACGCACATGTCAATTATGCTTGTTGTAATTTGTGCAGTAAATTTTGTAATCTATAACAAACTTTATAATTATTTGGACAAATGGCACAAAAATGCTATTAAAAATGAAGCTTTAGACAAAGAAGACAGGGTCACAAAACTTTTCAAAAAATTCTTTTAA
- the tilS gene encoding tRNA lysidine(34) synthetase TilS, with protein MEASPLEITTKRAIETVCKHNLFTADSPVLIMVSGGCDSTALCYVIKQMLTTNNVHDIAAIHVNHMIRGAEADSDQQFVCDLCDKLEIPLFKAEVNVPKIAAETKKNVEAIGRSERYSLAQTALESLCEHANKPFSSGRILTAHTLNDRAENFYMRSIVGTGPGGFRSMNHKNGNIVRPLLDISRSQLEECVKSACATGIGYKNSTDQMWREDVTNEDITNFRSFVRHEIMPKAKLRNPNHLTTLKRTMDLIAEEDDMMQELAKDLLNKECMIFVQHKCAKLKPAFGAAKKPIAKRAIYELLRKLLPDEARIEERSIDSIMKRFQNDKSVALSPDNIQGNFIVSSNKNGVIIQPATSYRQKTKRI; from the coding sequence ATGGAAGCTTCACCACTTGAGATTACAACAAAAAGAGCAATAGAGACCGTTTGTAAACACAATCTGTTTACAGCCGACAGCCCAGTTCTTATAATGGTGTCGGGCGGTTGTGACTCAACAGCTCTTTGCTATGTAATTAAACAAATGCTCACCACAAACAACGTGCACGACATCGCTGCAATTCACGTTAATCACATGATTCGAGGAGCTGAAGCCGACAGCGACCAGCAATTCGTTTGTGACCTTTGCGACAAACTTGAAATTCCACTTTTTAAAGCAGAAGTAAACGTTCCAAAAATTGCTGCTGAGACAAAGAAAAACGTCGAAGCTATTGGCAGAAGTGAAAGATATTCACTAGCGCAAACTGCTCTTGAATCTTTATGCGAACACGCAAACAAGCCATTTTCAAGCGGGCGAATTTTGACTGCACACACTCTCAACGACCGTGCAGAAAATTTCTACATGAGATCTATCGTTGGCACAGGACCTGGCGGTTTTCGTTCAATGAATCACAAAAATGGCAACATTGTGCGCCCACTTCTTGACATCTCCAGAAGCCAGTTGGAGGAATGCGTGAAAAGCGCATGTGCCACAGGAATAGGATACAAAAACAGCACAGATCAAATGTGGCGTGAGGATGTCACAAATGAAGACATCACGAATTTTCGATCATTTGTGCGACACGAAATTATGCCAAAAGCAAAGTTGAGAAATCCAAACCATTTGACTACTTTAAAACGCACCATGGATTTGATTGCTGAAGAAGATGACATGATGCAGGAACTTGCAAAAGACCTATTGAACAAAGAATGCATGATTTTTGTGCAGCACAAATGCGCAAAACTGAAACCTGCATTTGGAGCAGCAAAAAAACCAATTGCAAAACGAGCAATTTATGAATTGCTTCGAAAACTTCTGCCAGACGAGGCAAGAATTGAAGAGCGCAGCATCGACTCAATCATGAAGCGTTTTCAAAACGATAAATCAGTCGCACTCAGCCCCGACAACATTCAGGGTAATTTCATTGTTTCTTCTAATAAAAACGGTGTAATAATTCAACCCGCGACATCCTATCGACAAAAAACCAAGAGAATATAA
- a CDS encoding C45 family peptidase, whose protein sequence is MIKKAAKIVGATTAGIAVGFAGACLGFYASRLNTIKSLKKITKTCTPFDLYRIDVRYKYDLDRLIERCCSNDEEIVNAMLREALPFVPVKINAPEFGCTCFCAQDDHHTFMGRNYDFKLDTSALMVHCAPKDGYESIAFAALDNLDANQATSSFRSKVACVPSPLVCLDGINEAGVSIAVLTLDSEPTRQYSGKPVLATTVLIRLVLDRASSTEEAIDLISKYDTFATNGRDYHFFISDANGDSRVVEFDCDTPDRRTVVTKKRTAANYFAAHEDKVVPNQRNGKYGHGMERYVAVEEVLNSTNQNVNLEDACWSALRASSQLPNPNDITSNTQWSILFDNKSLTATIAIRRNWTAKFRFAINGVLQG, encoded by the coding sequence ATGATTAAAAAGGCTGCAAAAATTGTGGGAGCTACAACTGCCGGAATTGCAGTTGGTTTTGCTGGAGCTTGTCTTGGTTTTTATGCTTCTCGTTTAAACACAATAAAATCACTCAAAAAGATAACTAAAACATGCACGCCGTTTGATCTTTACAGAATCGATGTTCGCTACAAATATGATCTTGATCGCTTGATTGAGCGTTGTTGTTCAAATGATGAAGAAATTGTAAATGCAATGTTGCGTGAGGCATTGCCTTTTGTGCCCGTTAAAATCAACGCGCCTGAATTTGGATGCACTTGTTTTTGCGCTCAAGATGACCACCACACTTTCATGGGTCGAAACTACGATTTCAAACTTGACACCTCTGCGTTGATGGTTCATTGTGCACCAAAAGATGGCTATGAATCCATTGCATTTGCAGCACTTGACAACCTTGATGCAAATCAAGCGACTTCATCTTTTAGAAGCAAAGTCGCATGTGTTCCTTCACCTTTGGTGTGTCTTGACGGAATTAACGAAGCAGGAGTGTCAATTGCAGTTCTCACGCTTGATAGCGAACCGACTCGTCAATACTCTGGAAAACCGGTGCTTGCGACAACTGTTCTAATTCGACTGGTGCTAGACCGTGCAAGTTCGACAGAAGAAGCCATTGATCTCATTTCAAAATATGACACATTTGCCACTAATGGGCGCGATTATCATTTCTTTATTTCAGACGCGAATGGTGACAGTCGTGTGGTCGAGTTTGACTGCGACACGCCAGACAGAAGAACGGTTGTGACTAAAAAGCGCACTGCAGCAAACTACTTTGCGGCGCACGAAGATAAAGTTGTTCCAAATCAGCGCAACGGGAAATATGGTCATGGCATGGAGAGATATGTTGCTGTGGAAGAAGTGTTAAACAGCACTAATCAAAATGTCAATCTAGAGGATGCTTGTTGGAGTGCTCTTCGTGCGTCTTCTCAGTTGCCAAATCCAAATGACATCACGAGCAACACTCAGTGGTCGATTCTTTTTGACAACAAAAGCTTGACCGCAACAATTGCAATTCGCCGTAATTGGACGGCCAAGTTCCGTTTTGCGATTAATGGAGTGCTTCAAGGTTAA
- a CDS encoding deoxyribonuclease IV, protein MLTIGCHLSCSKGYLNMAQVAHSLGANTFQFFTRNPRGGKAKDINPADIAAFKEYCDGEAQIKTFLAHAPYTLNFCAAKPSVRKFAIDTLTDDMMRMENTPGQMYNIHPGSHVGQGPETGIDLIADAINQVLTKDQSTMLLLETMAGKGSEVGRTFQEIQAIIKRVEVQEKIGVCLDTCHVWEGGYDIKNDLDGVVEEFDKIIGLNRLHAIHLNDSKNDISAHKDRHEAIGLGHIGFEALSAVTNHPALKHLPFYLETPHDKVSEYADEIKMLRDAHCD, encoded by the coding sequence ATGTTAACAATCGGGTGCCACCTATCTTGTTCTAAAGGCTACCTTAACATGGCGCAGGTTGCGCACTCATTAGGCGCAAACACTTTTCAATTCTTCACAAGAAATCCTCGCGGCGGAAAAGCAAAAGACATCAATCCAGCTGACATTGCTGCTTTTAAAGAATATTGCGATGGCGAGGCTCAAATCAAAACTTTTCTGGCTCACGCACCCTACACTCTAAATTTCTGCGCGGCAAAACCAAGCGTTCGAAAATTTGCAATCGACACTCTCACCGACGACATGATGCGCATGGAAAACACTCCTGGGCAAATGTATAACATTCATCCTGGTTCTCACGTTGGGCAAGGACCAGAAACCGGAATTGACTTGATCGCTGACGCAATCAATCAAGTTCTCACAAAAGATCAATCTACAATGCTTCTTCTGGAGACAATGGCTGGAAAAGGCAGCGAAGTCGGCCGCACATTCCAGGAGATTCAAGCAATCATAAAGCGCGTGGAAGTGCAAGAGAAAATTGGGGTCTGCCTTGACACCTGCCATGTTTGGGAAGGTGGATATGACATCAAAAATGACCTTGATGGTGTTGTTGAGGAATTTGACAAAATAATTGGTTTAAACAGACTCCACGCAATTCACCTAAACGATTCTAAAAATGACATCTCTGCACACAAAGATCGCCATGAGGCAATTGGTCTTGGGCACATCGGATTTGAAGCTTTAAGCGCAGTAACCAACCACCCAGCATTAAAGCACTTGCCTTTCTATCTTGAAACTCCTCATGACAAAGTTTCAGAATATGCCGATGAAATCAAAATGCTTCGTGACGCTCACTGCGACTAA
- the mnmA gene encoding tRNA 2-thiouridine(34) synthase MnmA yields MTKKAEILVAMSGGVDSAVSALICNEASGECIGATMKLFDSELLGRPIESGCCSVDDIDDAKEVCHKIGIPHFTLNCKEEFTKHVVDPFVAAYLAGRTPNPCIACNKHLKFDVLIKKAKWFGADIIATGHYAKIEKVESSLSNTNALVLKRGDDPRKDQSYVLHTLTKEQLPHIVFPIGHLSKNEVRDIAAAHDMIVAEKKESQDICFVENGSVDNFISHYTKLKNIERPVKQATFVDEQGQKLGTFPANHSFTIGQRKGLNLAMGHPVYVTNIDKENNIVTIGEKEDLIKEQVVATDFNWISISPKIGDKIACTAKIRYNMKDIECTAIVNDDNQATFVFPDGVSAPAKGQSVVCYDGDIVLGGGFITSAK; encoded by the coding sequence ATGACAAAAAAAGCAGAAATATTAGTTGCCATGAGCGGAGGCGTTGACTCTGCTGTGTCAGCACTCATTTGCAACGAAGCTAGCGGCGAGTGCATCGGTGCCACCATGAAGCTTTTTGATTCAGAGCTTTTGGGAAGGCCAATTGAATCGGGGTGTTGTTCTGTCGACGACATTGATGATGCCAAAGAAGTTTGTCACAAAATTGGAATCCCCCACTTCACGCTCAATTGCAAAGAGGAATTCACAAAGCATGTTGTGGACCCATTTGTTGCAGCCTACCTTGCAGGCAGAACTCCCAACCCATGCATTGCTTGCAATAAACATTTGAAATTTGACGTTTTAATCAAAAAAGCCAAGTGGTTTGGAGCAGACATAATCGCGACTGGGCACTATGCAAAAATTGAAAAAGTCGAAAGTTCACTGTCAAACACAAATGCATTAGTTTTAAAACGCGGAGACGACCCTAGAAAAGATCAATCATATGTTCTTCACACGCTAACAAAAGAACAACTCCCACACATCGTGTTCCCAATCGGACATTTATCAAAAAATGAGGTGCGCGACATCGCAGCTGCCCATGACATGATTGTTGCGGAAAAGAAAGAATCGCAAGACATATGCTTTGTTGAAAATGGAAGCGTAGATAACTTCATTTCGCACTACACAAAACTAAAAAATATAGAAAGACCAGTAAAACAAGCCACGTTCGTTGATGAACAAGGACAAAAACTAGGCACATTTCCAGCAAACCACAGCTTTACAATCGGGCAGCGCAAAGGACTAAACCTTGCGATGGGTCATCCAGTTTATGTAACTAACATCGACAAAGAAAACAACATAGTCACCATCGGTGAAAAAGAAGATTTGATTAAAGAGCAAGTTGTTGCAACCGACTTCAACTGGATTTCAATCTCACCAAAAATTGGAGACAAAATAGCGTGCACCGCAAAAATTCGCTACAACATGAAAGACATTGAATGCACTGCCATTGTGAACGACGATAATCAAGCAACGTTCGTTTTCCCAGACGGTGTTAGCGCGCCTGCCAAAGGCCAGTCGGTTGTGTGCTATGACGGCGACATCGTCCTCGGTGGTGGGTTTATCACAAGCGCCAAATAA